In Archangium violaceum, the following are encoded in one genomic region:
- a CDS encoding imidazoleglycerol-phosphate dehydratase, translating into MTTIVRETKETKVTVEIALGKGTTKVDTGLPFFDHMLSTFARYAGLDLTLHARGDLRHHLMEDVAITLGAAVQKVIPATAARYGERTIPMDDALVQACIDVGGRFYYRGPLRNKLYEHVMRSFCEHARVTLHLRILRGKDSHHVTEAAFKALGMALRDAMVDSGVVFSTKGAVALEVK; encoded by the coding sequence ATGACGACGATCGTTCGGGAGACGAAGGAGACCAAGGTCACCGTGGAGATCGCCCTGGGCAAGGGAACCACCAAGGTGGACACGGGCCTGCCCTTCTTCGATCACATGCTGTCCACCTTCGCGCGCTACGCGGGCCTGGACCTGACGCTGCACGCGCGGGGCGACCTCCGGCACCACCTGATGGAGGACGTGGCCATTACCCTGGGCGCGGCGGTGCAGAAGGTGATTCCGGCCACCGCGGCCCGCTACGGCGAGCGCACCATCCCCATGGACGACGCGCTGGTGCAGGCGTGCATCGACGTGGGCGGGCGCTTCTATTACCGGGGTCCGCTGCGCAACAAGCTGTACGAGCACGTGATGCGCTCGTTCTGCGAGCACGCGCGGGTGACGCTGCACCTGCGCATCCTGCGCGGCAAGGACAGCCACCACGTGACGGAGGCGGCCTTCAAGGCGCTCGGCATGGCGCTGCGTGACGCGATGGTGGACTCGGGAGTGGTCTTCAGCACGAAGGGCGCGGTCGCCCTGGAGGTGAAGTGA